The following are encoded in a window of Mustela nigripes isolate SB6536 chromosome 1, MUSNIG.SB6536, whole genome shotgun sequence genomic DNA:
- the ACTN3 gene encoding alpha-actinin-3 has protein sequence MMMVMQPEGLGVGEGPFVGGSGGGEYMEQEEDWDRDLLLDPAWEKQQRKTFTAWCNSHLRKAGTQIENIEEDFRNGLKLMLLLEVISGERLPRPDKGKMRFHKIANVNKALDFIASKGVKLVSIGAEEIVDGNLKMTLGMIWTIILRFAIQDISVEETSAKEGLLLWCQRKTAPYRNVNVQNFHTSWKDGLALCALIHRHRPDLIDYAKLRKDDPVGNLNTAFEVAEKYLDIPRMLDAEDIVNTPKPDEKAIMTYVSCFYHAFAGAEQAETAANRICKVLAVNQENEKLMEEYEKLASELLEWIRRTVPWLENRVGEPSMSAMQRKLEDFRDYRRLHKPPRVQEKCQLEINFNTLQTKLRLSHRPAFMPSEGKLVSDIANAWRGLEQAEKGYEDWLLSEIRRVQRLQHLAEKFQQKASSHEAWTRGKEDLLSQRDYESASLQEVRALLRRHEAFESDLAAHQDRVEHIAALAQELNELDYHEAASVNSRCQAICDQWDTLGTLTQKRRDALERMEKLLETIDQLQLEFARRAAPFNNWLDGAVEDLQDVWLVHSVEETQSLMSAHEQFKATLPEADRERGAILGIQGEIQKICQTYGLRPSTTNPYISLTPQDINTKWDMVRKLVPSRDQTLQEELARQQLNERLRRQFAAQANAIGPWIQGKVEEVGRLATGMVGSLEDQMAALRQQEQNIINYKSNIDRLEGDHQLLQESLVFDNKHTVYSMEHIRVGWEQLLTSIARTINEVENQVLTRDAKGLSQEQLNEFRASFNHFDRKRNGMMEPDDFRACLISMGYDLGEVEFARIMTMVDPNATGVVTFQAFIDFMTRETAETDTAEQVVASFKILAGDKNYITPEELRRELPAEQAEYCIRRMTPYKGSGAPAGALDYVAFSSALYGESDL, from the exons ATGATGATGGTTATGCAGCCCGAGGGTCTGGGGGTCGGGGAGGGGCCCTTCGTGGGCGGCAGCGGGGGCGGCGAGTACATGGAACAGGAGGAGGACTGGGACCGCGACCTACTGCTCGACCCGgcctgggagaagcagcagcGGAAA ACCTTCACTGCCTGGTGCAACTCACACCTGCGCAAGGCTGGCACCCAGATTGAAAACATCGAGGAGGATTTCCGCAATGGCCTCAAACTCATGCTGCTCTTGGAGGTCATTTCAG GAGAGAGGCTGCCCAGGCCAGACAAAGGCAAGATGCGCTTCCATAAAATCGCCAATGTCAACAAGGCCCTGGACTTCATTGCCAGCAAGGGGGTTAAGCTGGTGTCCATCGGCGCTGAAg AGATTGTGGACGGGAACCTGAAGATGACCCTGGGCATGATCTGGACCATCATCCTCCGCTTCGCCATCCAGGACATCTCTGTGGAGG AAACCTCCGCCAAGGAAGGCCTGCTCCTGTGGTGCCAGCGGAAGACGGCGCCCTACCGCAACGTCAACGTGCAGAATTTCCATACCAG CTGGAAGGATGGCCTGGCCCTCTGTGCTCTCATCCACCGACACCGCCCCGACCTCATTGACTACGCCAAACTGCGCAAG GATGACCCCGTTGGCAACCTTAACACTGCCTTTGAGGTAGCTGAGAAATACTTGGACATCCCCAGGATGCTGGATGCAGAAG ACATCGTGAACACCCCAAAGCCTGATGAGAAGGCCATCATGACCTATGTTTCCTGCTTCTACCATGCCTTCGCCGGGGCTGAGCAG GCAGAAACGGCCGCCAATAGGATCTGCAAGGTACTGGCCGTGAACCAGGAGAATGAGAAGCTGATGGAAGAGTATGAGAAGCTTGCCAGTGAG CTGCTGGAGTGGATCCGCCGCACCGTACCATGGCTGGAGAACCGCGTGGGCGAGCCCAGCATGAGCGCCATGCAGCGCAAGCTGGAGGACTTCCGCGACTACCGGCGCCTGCACAAGCCGCCCCGGGTGCAGGAGAAGTGCCAGCTGGAGATCAACTTCAATACGCTACAGACCAAGCTGCGGCTGAGCCACCGGCCTGCCTTCATGCCCTCCGAGGGCAAGCTCGTCTCG GACATCGCCAACGCATGGCGCGGGCTGGAGCAAGCGGAGAAGGGCTACGAGGACTGGCTGCTCTCGGAGATCAGACGCGTGCAGCGGCTCCAGCACCTGGCGGAGAAATTCCAACAGAAGGCCTCCTCGCACGAAGCCTGGACCCGAG GGAAGGAGGATCTGCTGAGCCAGCGCGACTATGAGTCGGCCTCCCTGCAGGAGGTTCGGGCGCTGCTGCGGCGCCACGAGGCCTTTGAGAGCGACCTGGCAGCGCACCAGGACCGAGTGGAGCACATCGCAGCGCTGGCCCAGGAGCTCAA TGAGCTGGACTACCACGAGGCGGCCTCCGTGAATAGCCGCTGCCAGGCCATCTGCGACCAGTGGGACACCCTGGGCACACTGACCCAGAAGAGGAGGGACGCACTGGAG CGGATGGAGAAGCTCCTAGAGACCATCGACCAGCTGCAGCTGGAGTTTGCCCGGCGGGCAGCGCCCTTCAACAACTGGCTGGACGGGGCTGTGGAAGACCTGCAGGACGTGTGGCTGGTGCACTCGGTGGAGGAGACCCAG AGCCTGATGTCTGCACACGAGCAATTCAAAGCTACGTTGCCGGAGGCTGACCGAGAGCGAGGAGCCATCCTGGGGATCCAGGGGGAGATCCAGAAGATCTGCCAAACATACGGATTGCGGCCCAGCACCACCAACCCCTACATCAGCCTCACACCACAGGACATCAACACCAAATGGGACATG GTCCGAAAGCTGGTGCCCAGCCGGGACCAGACGCTGCAGGAAGAGCTCGCCCGGCAGCAGCTGAACGAGAGGCTCCGGCGACAGTTTGCTGCTCAAGCCAATGCTATTGGGCCCTGGATCCAGGGGAAGGTGGAG GAGGTGGGGCGCCTGGCCACAGGGATGGTCGGCTCTCTGGAGGACCAGATGGCTGCGCTGCGGCAGCAGGAGCAGAACATCATCAACTATAAGAGCAACATTGACCGGCTGGAGGGGGACCACCAGCTGCTGCAGGAGAGCCTGGTGTTCGACAACAAGCACACGGTCTACAGCATGGAG CACATCCGCGTAGGCTGGGAGCAGCTGCTCACCTCAATCGCCCGCACTATCAATGAGGTGGAGAACCAGGTACTGACCCGAGATGCCAAGGGCCTGAGCCAGGAGCAGCTCAACGAGTTCCGGGCATCCTTCAACCACTTTGACCGG AAGCGGAACGGAATGATGGAGCCGGATGACTTCCGGGCTTGCCTCATCTCCATGGGGTATGACCTG GGAGAGGTGGAGTTTGCTCGCATCATGACCATGGTGGACCCCAACGCAACTGGCGTCGTGACCTTCCAGGCCTTCATCGACTTCATGACCCGAGAGACAGCTGAAACCGACACAGCTGAACAAGTTGTGGCCTCCTTCAAGATCCTGGCAGGAGATAAG AACTACATCACTCCCGAAGAGCTGCGGCGggagctccccgctgagcaggccgAATACTGCATCCGTCGTATGACACCCTACAAGGGCTCCGGGGCTCCAGCTGGAGCCCTGGACTACGTGGCCTTCTCCAGTGCCCTCTACGGGGAGAGTGATCTCTGA
- the CTSF gene encoding cathepsin F isoform X2, whose amino-acid sequence MASWLSLLSLLGLLLGAAPAPPRRAADAQAREAAYPELLGPARFALEMYNRGRAAGTRATLGAVRGRVRRAGQGSLYSLRATLEEPPCNDPTVCQLPVSKKTLLCSFEILDELGKHMLLRRDCGPVDTKVTDDKNETLSSVLPLLNKEPLPQDFSVKMASIFKEFVTTYNRTYESKEETQWRMSVFSNNMMRAQKIQALDRGTAQYGVTKFSDLTEEEFRTIYLNPLLREYRGKNMRLDKSTGDSAPSEWDWRRKGAVTKVKNQGMCGSCWAFSVTGNVEGQWFLKQGALLSLSEQELLDCDKVDKACLGGLPSNAYSAIKTLGGLETEDDYSYRGRMQTCGFSPKKARVYINDSVELSQNEETLAAWLAEKGPISVAINAFGMQFYRHGISHPLRPLCSPWLIDHAVLLVGYGNRSGTPFWAIKNSWGSDWGEEGYYYLHRGSGACGVNTMASSAVVN is encoded by the exons ATGGCATCCTGGCTGTCGCTGCTGTCGCTGCTGGGGCTGCTCCTGGGCGccgctcccgccccgccccgccgagCAGCCGACGCTCAGGCCCGGGAGGCGGCGTACCCGGAGCTGCTGGGGCCCGCCCGCTTCGCCCTGGAGATGTACAACCGCGGCCGGGCAGCCGGGACGCGGGCGACGCTGGGGGCCGTGCGCGGTCGCGTCCGCCGG GCGGGCCAGGGGTCGCTGTACTCCCTGAGGGCGACCCTAGAGGAGCCTCCCTGCAACGACCCCACGGTGTGCCAGCTCCCTGTGTCCAAGAAGACCCTG ctctgcaGCTTCGAAATCTTGGACGAGCTAGGAAAACACATGCTCCTGAGACGGGACTGCGGCCCAGTGGATACCAAGGTCACAG ATGACAAAAACGAGACTTTGAGTTCAGTCCTTCCACTGTTGAACAAGGAACCCCTGCCTCAG GATTTTTCCGTGAAAATGGCTTCAATCTTCAAGGAGTTCGTTACCACCTATAATCGGACGTATGAGTCGAAAGAGG AAACCCAGTGGCGCATGTCTGTCTTTTCCAACAACATGATGCGAGCACAGAAGATCCAGGCACTGGACCGTGGCACAGCTCAGTATGGGGTCACCAAGTTCAGTGACCTTACAG AGGAGGAGTTCCGTACCATCTACCTGAATCCCCTCCTAAGAGAGTACCGTGGCAAGAACATGCGCCTAGACAAGTCCACTGGCGACTCTGCCCCATCCgagtgggactggaggagaaagGGGGCTGTCACCAAAGTCAAGAACCAG GGCATGTGTGGCTCCTGCTGGGCTTTCTCAGTCACTGGTAACGTGGAGGGCCAGTGGTTCCTGAAACAGGgggccctgctctccctctccgaGCAGG AGCTCTTGGACTGTGACAAGGTGGACaaggcctgcctgggtggcttgccCTCCAACGCCTACTCGGCCATAAAGACTCTGG GGGGGCTGGAGACGGAGGACGACTACAGCTACCGCGGCCGCATGCAGACCTGCGGTTTCTCTCCGAAGAAGGCCAGGGTCTACATCAATGACTCGGTGGAGCTGAGCCAGAATGAGGAGA CGCTGGCGGCCTGGCTGGCCGAGAAGGGCCCCATCTCCGTTGCCATCAATGCCTTTGGCATGCAG TTCTACCGCCATGGGATCTCGCACCCACTGCGGCCCCTCTGCAGCCCTTGGCTCATCGACCACGCGGTGTTGCTCGTGGGCTACGGCAACC GCTCTGGCACTCCCTTCTGGGCCATCAAGAACAGCTGGGGCTCAGACTGGGGCGAGGAG GGTTACTACTACTTGCATCGTGGGTCCGGGGCCTGCGGTGTGAACACCATGGCCAGCTCGGCAGTGGTGAACTGA
- the CTSF gene encoding cathepsin F isoform X3, whose translation MASWLSLLSLLGLLLGAAPAPPRRAADAQAREAAYPELLGPARFALEMYNRGRAAGTRATLGAVRGRVRRAGQGSLYSLRATLEEPPCNDPTVCQLPVSKKTLLCSFEILDELGKHMLLRRDCGPVDTKVTDDKNETLSSVLPLLNKEPLPQDFSVKMASIFKEFVTTYNRTYESKEETQWRMSVFSNNMMRAQKIQALDRGTAQYGVTKFSDLTEEEFRTIYLNPLLREYRGKNMRLDKSTGDSAPSEWDWRRKGAVTKVKNQGMCGSCWAFSVTGNVEGQWFLKQGALLSLSEQELLDCDKVDKACLGGLPSNAYSAIKTLGVPIFSPCAIRPRHCPGGLETEDDYSYRGRMQTCGFSPKKARVYINDSVELSQNEETLAAWLAEKGPISVAINAFGMQFYRHGISHPLRPLCSPWLIDHAVLLVGYGNLPVPVDHSRYWESAEGWEP comes from the exons ATGGCATCCTGGCTGTCGCTGCTGTCGCTGCTGGGGCTGCTCCTGGGCGccgctcccgccccgccccgccgagCAGCCGACGCTCAGGCCCGGGAGGCGGCGTACCCGGAGCTGCTGGGGCCCGCCCGCTTCGCCCTGGAGATGTACAACCGCGGCCGGGCAGCCGGGACGCGGGCGACGCTGGGGGCCGTGCGCGGTCGCGTCCGCCGG GCGGGCCAGGGGTCGCTGTACTCCCTGAGGGCGACCCTAGAGGAGCCTCCCTGCAACGACCCCACGGTGTGCCAGCTCCCTGTGTCCAAGAAGACCCTG ctctgcaGCTTCGAAATCTTGGACGAGCTAGGAAAACACATGCTCCTGAGACGGGACTGCGGCCCAGTGGATACCAAGGTCACAG ATGACAAAAACGAGACTTTGAGTTCAGTCCTTCCACTGTTGAACAAGGAACCCCTGCCTCAG GATTTTTCCGTGAAAATGGCTTCAATCTTCAAGGAGTTCGTTACCACCTATAATCGGACGTATGAGTCGAAAGAGG AAACCCAGTGGCGCATGTCTGTCTTTTCCAACAACATGATGCGAGCACAGAAGATCCAGGCACTGGACCGTGGCACAGCTCAGTATGGGGTCACCAAGTTCAGTGACCTTACAG AGGAGGAGTTCCGTACCATCTACCTGAATCCCCTCCTAAGAGAGTACCGTGGCAAGAACATGCGCCTAGACAAGTCCACTGGCGACTCTGCCCCATCCgagtgggactggaggagaaagGGGGCTGTCACCAAAGTCAAGAACCAG GGCATGTGTGGCTCCTGCTGGGCTTTCTCAGTCACTGGTAACGTGGAGGGCCAGTGGTTCCTGAAACAGGgggccctgctctccctctccgaGCAGG AGCTCTTGGACTGTGACAAGGTGGACaaggcctgcctgggtggcttgccCTCCAACGCCTACTCGGCCATAAAGACTCTGG GGGTCCCTATTTTCTCTCCGTGCGCCATCCGACCCCGCCACTGCCCAGGGGGGCTGGAGACGGAGGACGACTACAGCTACCGCGGCCGCATGCAGACCTGCGGTTTCTCTCCGAAGAAGGCCAGGGTCTACATCAATGACTCGGTGGAGCTGAGCCAGAATGAGGAGA CGCTGGCGGCCTGGCTGGCCGAGAAGGGCCCCATCTCCGTTGCCATCAATGCCTTTGGCATGCAG TTCTACCGCCATGGGATCTCGCACCCACTGCGGCCCCTCTGCAGCCCTTGGCTCATCGACCACGCGGTGTTGCTCGTGGGCTACGGCAACC TACCTGTCCCAGTAGACCACAGCAGATACTGGGAGAGTGCAGAGGGCTGGGAGCCCTGA
- the ZDHHC24 gene encoding probable palmitoyltransferase ZDHHC24 isoform X2 — protein MLEAEKSLKTGLSELQESWHLQCSSWKGPGRGVRPAFMDDGVEAVRAVAVPVSPGYCYQCQSQVPPRSGHCSACRVCVLRRDHHCRLLGRCVGFRNYRPFLCLLLHAAGVLLHVSVLLGPALSALLRAHAPLHTATLLLLPWLMLLTGRVSLAQFALAFVTDTCVAGALLCGAGLLFHGMLLLRGQTTWEWARGQHSYDLGPCHNLQAALGPRWVLVWLWPFLASPLPGDGVTFQTAADMGLVAS, from the exons ATGCTGGAGGCAGAGAAGAGCCTTAAGACTGGGCTGTCCGAGCTGCAAGAGTCCTGGCACCTTCAGTGCTCGAGCTGGAAGGGCCCAGGAAGGGGTGTCCGGCCTGCGTTTATGGACGATGGGGTCGAGGCTGTTAGGGCAGTGGCTGTGCCTGTTTCTCCAGG TTACTGCTACCAGTGCCAGAGCCAGGTGCCACCGCGCAGTGGGCATTGCTCCGCCTGCCGCGTCTGCGTCCTTCGTCGGGATCACCACTGCCGCCTGCTGGGCCGCTGCGTGGGATTCCGCAACTACCGGCCCTTCCTGTGCCTGTTGCTTCACGCAGCAGGCGTCCTGCTCCACGTCTCTGTGCTGCTGGGCCCGGCCCTGTCTGCCCTCCTGCGAGCCCACGCGCCCCTGCACACCGCCaccctcctcctgctgccctgGCTCATGCTGCTCACAG GCAGAGTGTCTCTGGCGCAGTTTGCCCTGGCCTTTGTGACCGACACGTGTGTGGCAGGTGCACTGTTGTGTGGGGCTGGGCTGCTCTTCcatgggatgctgctgctgcggGGCCAGACCACGTGGGAGTGGGCTCGGGGCCAGCACTCTTATGACCTGGGCCCTTGCCACAACTTGCAGGCGGCTCTGGGGCCCCGCTGGGTCCTCGTCTGGCTCTGGCCCTTCCTGGCTTCCCCACTGCCTGGGGATGGGGTCACCTTCCAGACAGCAGCAGATATGGGCCTCGTGGCTTCCTGA
- the ZDHHC24 gene encoding probable palmitoyltransferase ZDHHC24 isoform X1 yields the protein MGQPWAVGTGEGAPARLPLVLTALWAAAVGLELAYVLILGPGPPPLGPLARALQLVLAAFQLLNLLGNVGLFLRSDPSIRGVMLAGRGLGQGWAYCYQCQSQVPPRSGHCSACRVCVLRRDHHCRLLGRCVGFRNYRPFLCLLLHAAGVLLHVSVLLGPALSALLRAHAPLHTATLLLLPWLMLLTGRVSLAQFALAFVTDTCVAGALLCGAGLLFHGMLLLRGQTTWEWARGQHSYDLGPCHNLQAALGPRWVLVWLWPFLASPLPGDGVTFQTAADMGLVAS from the exons ATGGGGCAGCCCTGGGCGGTGGGGACCGGAGAGGGGGCGCCCGCGCGGCTGCCTCTGGTGCTTACCGCGCTGTGGGCCGCGGCTGTGGGCCTGGAGCTGGCCTATGTCCTGATTCTGGGTCCCGGGCCGCCCCCGCTGGGACCCCTGGCTCGGGCCTTGCAGCTAGTGCTGGCCGCCTTCCAGCTGCTCAACCTGCTGGGCAACGTGGGGCTCTTCCTGCGCTCGGACCCTAGCATTCGGGGCGTGATGCTGGCCGGCCGCGgtctgggccagggctgggc TTACTGCTACCAGTGCCAGAGCCAGGTGCCACCGCGCAGTGGGCATTGCTCCGCCTGCCGCGTCTGCGTCCTTCGTCGGGATCACCACTGCCGCCTGCTGGGCCGCTGCGTGGGATTCCGCAACTACCGGCCCTTCCTGTGCCTGTTGCTTCACGCAGCAGGCGTCCTGCTCCACGTCTCTGTGCTGCTGGGCCCGGCCCTGTCTGCCCTCCTGCGAGCCCACGCGCCCCTGCACACCGCCaccctcctcctgctgccctgGCTCATGCTGCTCACAG GCAGAGTGTCTCTGGCGCAGTTTGCCCTGGCCTTTGTGACCGACACGTGTGTGGCAGGTGCACTGTTGTGTGGGGCTGGGCTGCTCTTCcatgggatgctgctgctgcggGGCCAGACCACGTGGGAGTGGGCTCGGGGCCAGCACTCTTATGACCTGGGCCCTTGCCACAACTTGCAGGCGGCTCTGGGGCCCCGCTGGGTCCTCGTCTGGCTCTGGCCCTTCCTGGCTTCCCCACTGCCTGGGGATGGGGTCACCTTCCAGACAGCAGCAGATATGGGCCTCGTGGCTTCCTGA
- the CTSF gene encoding cathepsin F isoform X1, whose amino-acid sequence MASWLSLLSLLGLLLGAAPAPPRRAADAQAREAAYPELLGPARFALEMYNRGRAAGTRATLGAVRGRVRRAGQGSLYSLRATLEEPPCNDPTVCQLPVSKKTLLCSFEILDELGKHMLLRRDCGPVDTKVTDDKNETLSSVLPLLNKEPLPQDFSVKMASIFKEFVTTYNRTYESKEETQWRMSVFSNNMMRAQKIQALDRGTAQYGVTKFSDLTEEEFRTIYLNPLLREYRGKNMRLDKSTGDSAPSEWDWRRKGAVTKVKNQGMCGSCWAFSVTGNVEGQWFLKQGALLSLSEQELLDCDKVDKACLGGLPSNAYSAIKTLGVPIFSPCAIRPRHCPGGLETEDDYSYRGRMQTCGFSPKKARVYINDSVELSQNEETLAAWLAEKGPISVAINAFGMQFYRHGISHPLRPLCSPWLIDHAVLLVGYGNRSGTPFWAIKNSWGSDWGEEGYYYLHRGSGACGVNTMASSAVVN is encoded by the exons ATGGCATCCTGGCTGTCGCTGCTGTCGCTGCTGGGGCTGCTCCTGGGCGccgctcccgccccgccccgccgagCAGCCGACGCTCAGGCCCGGGAGGCGGCGTACCCGGAGCTGCTGGGGCCCGCCCGCTTCGCCCTGGAGATGTACAACCGCGGCCGGGCAGCCGGGACGCGGGCGACGCTGGGGGCCGTGCGCGGTCGCGTCCGCCGG GCGGGCCAGGGGTCGCTGTACTCCCTGAGGGCGACCCTAGAGGAGCCTCCCTGCAACGACCCCACGGTGTGCCAGCTCCCTGTGTCCAAGAAGACCCTG ctctgcaGCTTCGAAATCTTGGACGAGCTAGGAAAACACATGCTCCTGAGACGGGACTGCGGCCCAGTGGATACCAAGGTCACAG ATGACAAAAACGAGACTTTGAGTTCAGTCCTTCCACTGTTGAACAAGGAACCCCTGCCTCAG GATTTTTCCGTGAAAATGGCTTCAATCTTCAAGGAGTTCGTTACCACCTATAATCGGACGTATGAGTCGAAAGAGG AAACCCAGTGGCGCATGTCTGTCTTTTCCAACAACATGATGCGAGCACAGAAGATCCAGGCACTGGACCGTGGCACAGCTCAGTATGGGGTCACCAAGTTCAGTGACCTTACAG AGGAGGAGTTCCGTACCATCTACCTGAATCCCCTCCTAAGAGAGTACCGTGGCAAGAACATGCGCCTAGACAAGTCCACTGGCGACTCTGCCCCATCCgagtgggactggaggagaaagGGGGCTGTCACCAAAGTCAAGAACCAG GGCATGTGTGGCTCCTGCTGGGCTTTCTCAGTCACTGGTAACGTGGAGGGCCAGTGGTTCCTGAAACAGGgggccctgctctccctctccgaGCAGG AGCTCTTGGACTGTGACAAGGTGGACaaggcctgcctgggtggcttgccCTCCAACGCCTACTCGGCCATAAAGACTCTGG GGGTCCCTATTTTCTCTCCGTGCGCCATCCGACCCCGCCACTGCCCAGGGGGGCTGGAGACGGAGGACGACTACAGCTACCGCGGCCGCATGCAGACCTGCGGTTTCTCTCCGAAGAAGGCCAGGGTCTACATCAATGACTCGGTGGAGCTGAGCCAGAATGAGGAGA CGCTGGCGGCCTGGCTGGCCGAGAAGGGCCCCATCTCCGTTGCCATCAATGCCTTTGGCATGCAG TTCTACCGCCATGGGATCTCGCACCCACTGCGGCCCCTCTGCAGCCCTTGGCTCATCGACCACGCGGTGTTGCTCGTGGGCTACGGCAACC GCTCTGGCACTCCCTTCTGGGCCATCAAGAACAGCTGGGGCTCAGACTGGGGCGAGGAG GGTTACTACTACTTGCATCGTGGGTCCGGGGCCTGCGGTGTGAACACCATGGCCAGCTCGGCAGTGGTGAACTGA